From the bacterium genome, one window contains:
- a CDS encoding DoxX family protein: MNTTNLVSKWIAAAPYLHSVLRIVAGLMFFFGGMMNLFAFPVAIVPGGGTVPLMSQGGIGSILQFVGGALLVLGLFTRPVAFILSGMMAVAYFQFHAPQSFWPMINMGMPAVLYCFIWLYFSAAGAGPWSLDSKRNSK; this comes from the coding sequence ATGAACACAACAAATCTTGTTTCAAAGTGGATCGCAGCGGCTCCCTATCTGCATAGCGTGCTTCGCATTGTTGCAGGGCTCATGTTCTTCTTTGGAGGAATGATGAACCTCTTTGCATTTCCTGTAGCGATTGTGCCCGGGGGTGGAACTGTTCCGCTGATGTCGCAGGGTGGAATCGGCTCCATTCTTCAGTTCGTTGGAGGAGCTTTACTCGTGCTCGGTCTCTTCACCAGGCCGGTCGCGTTTATTCTCTCCGGAATGATGGCGGTTGCATATTTCCAGTTTCACGCTCCACAGAGCTTCTGGCCAATGATCAACATGGGCATGCCAGCCGTGCTGTACTGCTTCATCTGGCTCTACTTCTCCGCGGCAGGCGCAGGACCATGGAGCCTCGATTCAAAACGAAATTCTAAATAG
- a CDS encoding PIN domain-containing protein — MGIILDTSIIIALERETITPLALIEDRESEAFGISVVTVSELLHGVHRAAPVARRIKREAFVEKVIAEFTLFPFDIAATRIYAQIWAEVAAKGIQVGAHDLLIAATAISLGHQVVTVNERDFARIKGLNYSRL, encoded by the coding sequence ATGGGAATAATTCTGGATACCAGTATCATCATCGCTTTAGAACGTGAAACCATCACTCCACTGGCGTTAATAGAAGATAGAGAGAGCGAAGCTTTCGGAATCAGCGTTGTAACGGTTTCTGAATTGTTGCATGGAGTCCATCGTGCAGCTCCGGTTGCAAGGCGTATCAAAAGGGAAGCCTTTGTGGAAAAGGTGATCGCCGAGTTTACACTGTTTCCATTTGATATTGCAGCTACAAGAATCTACGCTCAAATCTGGGCGGAAGTTGCTGCAAAAGGAATTCAGGTTGGGGCGCATGATTTGCTGATTGCCGCTACGGCAATTTCGCTTGGACACCAGGTAGTGACAGTAAATGAGCGTGATTTCGCGCGGATTAAGGGGCTTAACTACTCGAGGTTATAG
- a CDS encoding RNA polymerase sigma factor — MNIETELETLYHSESRRVLATLIRLLGDFDLAEDALHDAFAAALVQWPRDGVPSNPRAWLVSTGRFKAIDALRKRARFDASLKALAESFDTEGGDPLNWNEESVEDDRLRLIFTCCHPALPADARVALTLREVCGLTTEEIARAFLTAPPTVAQRIVRAKAKIRDANIPYQVPSREELPDRMETVLHVIYLVFNEGYYASSGSSLTRSDLSSEAIRLARLVAELLPEPEVMGLLALMLLHESRRIARTSAAGDVVLLEDQDRSLWNQNLIEEGSSLVEEALSSRRVGSFTLQAAIAAVHAEASTATATDWTQIVALYDVLLSAQPSPVIELNRAVAVAMQNGPSAGLELIDAILERGDLSDYQLAHAARADLCRRLGRTKEARISYERALGLTRQEPERRFFERRLRELE; from the coding sequence ATGAATATCGAAACGGAGCTTGAGACTCTCTATCATTCGGAGTCCCGGCGGGTTCTTGCCACACTGATCCGTCTGTTAGGCGACTTCGATCTTGCAGAAGATGCGCTGCATGACGCGTTTGCGGCAGCGCTGGTGCAGTGGCCCCGGGATGGTGTGCCTTCCAATCCACGCGCGTGGCTTGTTTCGACCGGGCGCTTTAAAGCCATCGATGCACTGCGCAAGCGTGCCCGGTTTGATGCATCGCTCAAAGCTCTTGCGGAGAGCTTTGATACAGAGGGAGGCGACCCTTTGAATTGGAATGAGGAAAGTGTTGAGGATGACCGGCTGCGCCTCATTTTTACATGCTGCCATCCGGCTCTTCCAGCAGACGCCCGTGTAGCATTGACTTTGCGCGAAGTCTGCGGGCTCACTACTGAAGAAATAGCCCGCGCCTTTCTTACCGCGCCGCCAACCGTCGCGCAGCGGATCGTGCGAGCCAAAGCCAAAATTCGGGATGCGAACATTCCGTATCAAGTGCCATCGCGAGAAGAACTTCCGGACCGGATGGAGACCGTGTTGCACGTAATTTATCTGGTCTTCAACGAAGGTTACTATGCATCTTCCGGATCCTCTTTGACCCGTTCCGATCTTTCAAGCGAGGCAATTCGGCTGGCGCGACTGGTTGCTGAACTATTGCCTGAGCCGGAAGTCATGGGACTCCTGGCATTGATGCTGCTTCACGAATCGCGTAGAATCGCCCGCACTTCTGCAGCGGGTGATGTGGTTTTGTTGGAAGATCAGGACCGTTCGCTCTGGAATCAGAATCTGATTGAGGAAGGATCAAGTCTTGTCGAAGAAGCGTTATCTTCACGCAGAGTTGGTTCATTCACACTTCAAGCCGCGATCGCCGCAGTACACGCAGAAGCTTCCACCGCCACTGCAACGGATTGGACTCAGATCGTTGCTCTTTACGATGTGCTCCTGAGCGCACAACCTTCGCCGGTTATTGAGCTGAATCGCGCTGTGGCGGTCGCGATGCAGAACGGACCATCCGCCGGCCTGGAGCTGATCGATGCAATCCTGGAGCGTGGAGATTTATCAGACTATCAGCTTGCGCACGCAGCACGCGCAGACTTGTGCCGGAGACTCGGGAGAACAAAGGAAGCACGCATCTCGTACGAACGCGCACTCGGCCTGACACGGCAGGAACCGGAACGCCGCTTTTTTGAACGACGCCTGCGTGAACTCGAGTGA
- a CDS encoding carbohydrate binding family 9 domain-containing protein, whose protein sequence is MSRYLCIGLLLIVFCLCAESAQLRIARGNGQITLDGVLDEPVWQNVLKFELEYETRPGENVKPPVQTECLMFYDNDAIYVAFRAYDPDPSKIRAHYTDRDAAFQDDFVGVVLDTFNDDRRAFEFFVNPLGVQMDLFQDDVARVEDHTWDTIWDSAGKVNADGYTVEFLIPFRSLRFPRGSKEQTWGLDVVRMYPRGQRYRIGLNLQDRNKNCYLCQDSSLTGFQGITPGRNLELDPTFTSSSTQDREDVPEGDFKNDWSAEPGLTLSWGFTPNWNTNLTINPDFSQVEADVAQLDVNEQFALFFPEKRPFFLEGADFFATPLDTVFTRNVADPIAGAKLSGKQGKNVVAAFFAQDDITNILFPGSQADDSTSLDLNSSDAVIRYRRDIGNNSALGVLYTGREATGYHNRVLSVDGNFRFAESNQFRFQLIGSDTEYPLEVANEFDQPKDSFQDHALHLGYSHESRNWLGYFRYQDLGKDFRSDMGFKPQVDIRLYLAGAGHSWYGDDKNWFQRINVGGDFDQTEDQDGNLIEREGEAWFEWSGPKQSFFFVGPGIRERVFNGVSFDQKFLNFFFEQSPTGSFYYRVEGTLGNRVDFANTRNGDIVRVLPFVRYRFGNHLLFELRHVFESLDVEGGNLYQANLSEIKLVYQFNVRTFLRVITQYLNVDRNPALYIDPVESYEKNLFNQVLFSYKINPQTVLFLGYSDNHFGEENLDLTQTNRTVFLKVGYAWRL, encoded by the coding sequence ATGAGCAGGTACCTTTGCATAGGACTCCTTCTGATTGTTTTTTGCCTTTGCGCTGAAAGCGCTCAGCTCCGGATTGCGCGCGGAAATGGTCAGATCACCTTAGATGGAGTTTTGGATGAGCCAGTTTGGCAAAACGTCTTGAAATTTGAGCTCGAATACGAGACGCGTCCCGGCGAAAACGTGAAACCACCGGTGCAAACGGAATGTCTGATGTTCTACGACAACGACGCGATCTATGTTGCATTTCGCGCTTACGATCCGGATCCGTCCAAAATTCGCGCGCACTACACAGACCGTGATGCCGCATTCCAGGATGATTTTGTGGGAGTCGTGTTGGACACATTCAACGATGATCGTCGCGCTTTCGAATTCTTTGTGAATCCACTCGGCGTGCAAATGGACTTATTTCAAGATGATGTTGCTCGTGTGGAAGACCATACCTGGGATACGATCTGGGATTCCGCCGGCAAAGTAAACGCAGATGGTTACACTGTGGAATTTCTGATCCCGTTTCGCTCTTTGCGTTTTCCCAGAGGAAGCAAAGAACAAACATGGGGATTGGATGTTGTACGAATGTATCCGCGCGGGCAGCGATACCGGATAGGATTAAATCTCCAGGACCGTAATAAGAACTGCTATCTCTGTCAGGATTCATCATTAACCGGTTTTCAAGGCATCACACCGGGCCGGAACCTGGAACTCGATCCGACATTTACATCAAGCAGCACTCAGGATCGTGAGGATGTTCCCGAAGGGGATTTCAAAAACGATTGGAGCGCTGAACCGGGCCTGACCTTGAGCTGGGGTTTCACTCCCAATTGGAACACGAATCTCACAATCAATCCGGACTTTTCGCAAGTGGAAGCCGATGTTGCGCAGTTGGATGTCAATGAGCAATTTGCCCTCTTTTTTCCGGAGAAGCGTCCTTTTTTCCTGGAGGGAGCTGATTTTTTTGCAACACCACTGGACACGGTTTTCACCCGGAATGTTGCGGATCCGATTGCAGGCGCAAAGCTGAGCGGAAAACAGGGTAAGAACGTTGTTGCAGCATTTTTTGCGCAAGACGATATCACAAACATTCTTTTTCCCGGCAGTCAGGCCGATGATTCCACGTCGCTGGATTTGAACAGCAGTGATGCCGTAATCCGTTACCGGCGCGATATCGGAAATAATTCAGCGCTGGGAGTTCTCTATACGGGCCGCGAGGCCACCGGTTATCACAACCGCGTTTTGTCCGTTGATGGAAACTTTCGTTTTGCCGAATCCAATCAATTCCGGTTTCAACTCATCGGTTCTGATACGGAATATCCACTGGAAGTGGCCAATGAATTTGATCAACCGAAAGATTCATTTCAAGATCATGCACTTCATCTTGGTTACTCTCACGAAAGCAGGAACTGGCTCGGCTATTTCCGTTATCAGGATCTTGGAAAAGACTTTCGATCTGATATGGGTTTCAAGCCTCAGGTCGACATCCGTTTGTATCTGGCGGGAGCAGGACACTCCTGGTATGGCGACGACAAGAACTGGTTTCAACGTATCAATGTTGGCGGCGATTTCGACCAGACCGAAGATCAGGATGGAAACTTGATTGAGCGGGAAGGAGAAGCCTGGTTCGAATGGAGTGGTCCCAAACAATCCTTTTTCTTTGTGGGACCTGGAATTCGCGAAAGAGTTTTCAACGGAGTTTCGTTCGATCAGAAGTTCTTGAATTTCTTTTTTGAGCAGAGCCCAACCGGGAGTTTCTATTACCGTGTGGAGGGAACCCTTGGAAACCGTGTGGATTTCGCAAACACTCGCAATGGGGATATTGTGCGAGTGCTTCCGTTTGTCCGATACCGGTTCGGAAACCACCTTCTCTTTGAGCTCAGGCACGTGTTTGAGAGTCTGGATGTGGAAGGTGGCAACCTGTATCAAGCAAACTTAAGTGAAATCAAGCTGGTCTATCAATTCAATGTGCGAACCTTCCTCCGCGTCATCACGCAGTATCTGAATGTGGATCGCAATCCGGCCCTTTACATTGATCCCGTGGAATCGTATGAAAAAAACCTGTTTAATCAGGTTCTTTTTTCCTACAAGATCAATCCTCAAACAGTGCTTTTCCTGGGCTACTCCGACAACCACTTCGGAGAAGAAAACCTCGATCTGACACAAACCAATCGCACCGTGTTTCTGAAGGTTGGCTACGCCTGGAGACTGTAG
- a CDS encoding YciI family protein yields the protein MKYLCLVYSEEKILNAMPKDDSDSFIDEHLALREELENSGHSIQAEALQTVQNATTIRVRNNKVSITDGPFAETKEQLTGFYYVNARDLNEAIQIAAKIPAARIGSVEVRPIRDLVAERRSGS from the coding sequence ATGAAGTACCTGTGCCTGGTTTACAGTGAAGAGAAAATCCTGAATGCCATGCCAAAAGATGACTCTGATAGTTTCATCGATGAGCACCTTGCTTTAAGGGAAGAGCTTGAAAATAGCGGCCATTCGATCCAGGCTGAGGCCCTTCAAACCGTCCAGAATGCAACCACGATTCGCGTGAGAAACAATAAAGTTTCGATCACGGATGGTCCTTTTGCTGAAACCAAGGAGCAATTGACCGGATTTTATTATGTCAATGCAAGGGACCTGAACGAAGCAATTCAAATTGCTGCAAAAATTCCTGCGGCGCGCATCGGCAGTGTTGAAGTTCGGCCGATCCGGGACCTGGTTGCGGAAAGAAGGAGTGGATCATGA
- a CDS encoding VOC family protein → MFKNTKAFSSFSVNDLKKARDFYGRTLGLQVSENPEGLELHIAGHDEIFVYPKPDHKPATFTILNFAVKNIDEAVDQLTKAGVRFEHYEDELKTDAKGIHRGDGEGPKIAWFKDPAGNFLSVLESN, encoded by the coding sequence ATGTTCAAAAATACAAAAGCTTTTAGTAGTTTTTCAGTGAACGATCTCAAAAAAGCAAGGGACTTTTATGGCCGAACACTCGGGCTTCAAGTTTCCGAAAATCCTGAAGGATTGGAACTGCATATTGCGGGACACGACGAGATATTCGTCTATCCTAAACCGGACCATAAACCGGCGACATTCACGATTCTGAATTTCGCTGTAAAAAACATTGACGAAGCCGTCGATCAGCTAACGAAGGCTGGGGTACGTTTTGAGCATTATGAAGACGAATTGAAAACGGATGCCAAAGGAATTCATCGGGGTGACGGTGAAGGTCCAAAAATAGCCTGGTTCAAGGATCCCGCTGGAAATTTTCTGTCGGTACTGGAATCCAACTAA
- a CDS encoding S9 family peptidase — MKRTNNLILIFVLLFSSIALGKEFPAPLAATKPKAASIHGEQRVDPYYWLREKENPDVLNYLKSENAYADQILAHTKPLQEKLYNEMLSRIKETDLSVPFRYGDYFYYSRTEKGKQYPIHCRKKGSLEATEQVVLDLNVLAEGKTFMSLGAYEVSDDGNLLAFSTDSTGFRVYNLQIKDLSTGKILSDHAEDVGTVSWAADNKTLFYTTKDSAKRSYRLRRHVIGNEKSDLLFEEKDERFNVYGYRTRSKDYLFLLSGSLTTTEVRALKANDPVGEWKVILPRKSDREFIADHHGDSFYILVNDTGRNFRLVNAPVSDPQEKNWKEIVPHRADVMLENIELFANHYVLSQRKDGLPQIWVSNLETGRGHSVAFPEPAYSAFLSNNPEWNTSMVRYSYQSLVTPNSIFDYNMDSKESKLLKQYEVLGGYDSSQYASERLYATAKDGTRIPISVLYKKGFEKNGKAPLHLNAYGSYGSSYPVSFNSNRLSLLDRGFAIAIAHIRGGGEMGKSWHDRGRMMNKMNTFTDFIACAEYLIQNKFTSGDGLIIEGGSAGGLLMGVVTNLRPDLFKAVVSHVPFVDVINTMLDPSLPLTVAEFEEWGNPKNKIEYDYIKAYCPYTNLAAKDYPSLLVKTSWNDSQVMYWEPAKYVAKMRSLKTDKNPLLLVTNLGAGHGGSSGRYDRLREWALDYAFILDQVGIRE, encoded by the coding sequence ATGAAACGCACAAACAATCTAATTCTCATTTTTGTTCTACTCTTTTCCTCCATCGCACTGGGAAAGGAATTCCCGGCGCCATTAGCCGCCACGAAACCGAAAGCGGCCAGCATTCATGGCGAACAACGGGTCGATCCTTACTACTGGCTTCGTGAAAAGGAAAATCCCGATGTCCTAAACTACTTAAAATCCGAAAATGCTTACGCGGATCAGATTCTGGCACACACAAAACCTCTGCAAGAAAAGCTGTACAACGAAATGCTCTCCCGGATCAAGGAAACCGACCTTTCGGTTCCTTTCCGCTATGGCGATTACTTCTACTATTCGCGTACGGAAAAAGGGAAACAATATCCGATCCATTGCAGGAAGAAGGGATCGCTCGAAGCAACTGAACAAGTGGTGCTGGATTTGAACGTCCTTGCAGAAGGTAAAACTTTCATGAGCCTTGGAGCGTACGAAGTCAGCGATGATGGAAACCTCCTGGCGTTTTCGACAGATTCAACCGGATTCCGCGTTTACAATCTTCAAATTAAGGATTTGAGCACTGGCAAAATCCTTTCGGATCATGCTGAAGATGTTGGAACGGTTTCCTGGGCCGCTGACAATAAAACACTCTTTTACACAACCAAGGATTCGGCCAAGCGTTCCTACCGTTTGCGCCGACACGTGATCGGAAATGAGAAGAGTGACCTCTTATTTGAGGAGAAAGATGAGCGCTTCAATGTCTACGGATACCGCACCCGCAGCAAAGACTACTTATTCCTGCTTTCCGGAAGCCTGACCACGACGGAAGTCCGCGCACTAAAAGCAAATGACCCTGTGGGCGAATGGAAAGTAATTCTTCCAAGAAAGTCGGACCGCGAATTCATCGCTGATCATCATGGAGACTCCTTTTACATTCTCGTGAACGATACCGGTCGCAATTTCCGGCTTGTAAATGCTCCAGTCTCTGATCCGCAGGAAAAGAACTGGAAAGAGATTGTTCCGCATCGCGCTGATGTCATGCTGGAAAACATTGAACTTTTCGCAAACCATTACGTCCTCTCTCAACGGAAAGACGGTCTCCCACAAATCTGGGTTTCGAATCTGGAAACCGGCCGAGGGCATAGCGTTGCCTTTCCGGAACCGGCTTACTCTGCTTTTCTTTCCAACAATCCTGAATGGAACACATCAATGGTTCGCTACAGCTATCAATCGCTCGTCACACCGAATTCCATTTTTGATTACAACATGGATTCCAAAGAAAGCAAACTTCTAAAACAGTATGAAGTGCTGGGAGGTTACGACTCATCCCAATATGCTTCCGAACGGTTGTACGCTACGGCAAAGGATGGAACAAGAATCCCAATTTCTGTGTTGTACAAAAAAGGATTTGAAAAGAACGGCAAGGCTCCTTTGCATCTGAACGCTTACGGCTCCTACGGTTCCAGTTATCCCGTGTCGTTTAATTCGAACCGGTTGAGTTTACTCGATCGCGGATTTGCGATTGCAATTGCGCATATTCGCGGTGGCGGCGAAATGGGAAAAAGCTGGCATGATCGGGGACGCATGATGAACAAGATGAATACCTTCACTGATTTCATTGCCTGCGCGGAATACTTGATTCAAAACAAGTTCACTTCCGGGGATGGTTTGATCATCGAGGGCGGCAGCGCGGGAGGATTGTTGATGGGTGTCGTGACAAACCTCCGGCCGGATTTATTCAAAGCTGTAGTGTCCCATGTCCCTTTCGTGGATGTGATCAATACAATGCTGGATCCCTCCCTTCCTTTGACTGTTGCCGAATTTGAGGAATGGGGAAACCCGAAAAACAAAATAGAATACGATTATATAAAAGCTTATTGTCCCTACACGAATCTTGCCGCGAAGGATTATCCGTCCCTTCTGGTGAAAACTTCCTGGAATGACAGCCAGGTAATGTACTGGGAGCCGGCCAAATATGTTGCGAAAATGCGTTCGCTAAAAACCGATAAGAACCCGTTACTCCTGGTAACAAATTTGGGAGCAGGTCACGGTGGCTCTTCCGGCAGATATGATCGTCTGCGTGAATGGGCACTCGATTACGCGTTCATTCTGGATCAAGTCGGCATTCGCGAGTAA
- a CDS encoding circularly permuted type 2 ATP-grasp protein: MKKEAVDYYHSLLNDQVAAETQASLDDLLRSKKLYFGGRAVCTVLRPHFYTPDQFAYLKQETEILLQAFSKAHAAAMKDVKIREKFFLRPWEEEMMQLHPPEQTPWSTSRLDSFFSLEHGTLQFVEYNAETPAGIGYEDVLAEAFLELPVMKMFQEKFSTRSLAVRHHLFDALMETYQQWLGRKPDRKPNIAIADWDDVPTKNEHHLLKEWFEAHGAPSVLVNPRDLEYRDGKLWANDFRVDLIYKRVLGLELYEQLGPDSGIFQALRERAVCISNSFQALLLYKKCSLAFLSDETNRNLFTSHEGRAIAEHIPWTRIVSERKTLYKGQTMDLMQIIADNRESLVLKPNDAYGGKGVVLGWDANEQEWEQAIKTALTEPYVVQEKVNIASEYFPYFAEGHLRKSKLFVDANPFIFMGSVTHGVLTRLSSAALLNVTAGHGSTVPSFIVEKR; this comes from the coding sequence ATGAAAAAAGAAGCAGTCGATTATTACCACAGCCTGCTTAATGATCAGGTCGCGGCCGAAACGCAGGCATCCCTGGACGATTTGCTTCGCAGTAAAAAACTCTACTTCGGTGGCCGCGCGGTCTGCACAGTTCTGCGGCCGCACTTCTATACGCCTGATCAGTTCGCGTACCTGAAACAGGAAACGGAAATTTTGCTGCAGGCATTCTCAAAAGCTCACGCTGCGGCAATGAAAGATGTGAAGATCAGGGAAAAGTTTTTTCTCAGACCGTGGGAAGAAGAGATGATGCAATTGCATCCGCCCGAGCAGACTCCCTGGAGCACGTCCCGCTTGGATTCTTTTTTCAGCCTGGAACATGGAACATTGCAATTCGTGGAGTACAACGCAGAGACGCCCGCCGGTATAGGATATGAGGACGTGCTGGCTGAAGCATTTCTGGAATTGCCGGTCATGAAAATGTTCCAGGAAAAATTTTCCACGCGCTCACTCGCCGTGCGCCATCACCTGTTTGATGCTTTGATGGAAACCTATCAGCAATGGCTCGGCCGCAAACCGGATCGCAAACCGAACATCGCGATCGCTGATTGGGATGATGTCCCGACAAAGAATGAGCACCATCTTTTGAAGGAATGGTTCGAAGCTCATGGCGCCCCTTCCGTTCTGGTAAATCCACGAGATCTCGAATACAGGGATGGCAAACTCTGGGCGAATGACTTTCGTGTCGACCTGATTTACAAACGTGTACTCGGGCTGGAGCTTTATGAACAACTCGGGCCCGACAGTGGGATCTTTCAGGCGCTTCGCGAAAGGGCTGTTTGCATCTCCAATTCTTTTCAAGCCCTGCTGCTTTACAAGAAGTGCAGTCTTGCTTTTTTGAGTGATGAAACGAATCGCAACTTGTTTACGTCGCACGAAGGCAGAGCAATCGCTGAACACATTCCCTGGACCAGGATTGTTTCGGAACGGAAAACTCTATACAAAGGGCAAACGATGGACTTGATGCAAATCATCGCAGACAATCGTGAATCGCTGGTTTTGAAACCGAATGACGCTTATGGCGGAAAAGGGGTCGTGCTGGGATGGGATGCGAATGAGCAAGAATGGGAGCAAGCAATCAAAACTGCGTTGACGGAGCCTTACGTGGTTCAGGAGAAAGTCAATATCGCCAGTGAGTATTTTCCGTATTTTGCGGAAGGACATCTTCGAAAAAGCAAGTTGTTTGTGGACGCGAATCCCTTTATTTTTATGGGCTCCGTGACTCATGGAGTACTGACTCGACTCTCTTCTGCTGCCTTATTGAACGTCACTGCAGGACATGGATCTACGGTACCCAGCTTTATCGTTGAAAAGCGCTAG
- a CDS encoding DUF1428 domain-containing protein — protein sequence MKYVDGFLIPVPKKNIEAYRRMSQKAGKVWKELGALEYRECVGDDLKTKIGASFPKTAKAKPGETVVFSWIVYKSRAHRDSVNKKVMKDPRIGAMMDDDSMPFDVKRMAYGGFKIFVEV from the coding sequence ATGAAATACGTTGATGGATTTCTAATTCCCGTTCCAAAGAAAAACATTGAGGCTTACCGGCGCATGTCACAAAAGGCTGGTAAGGTCTGGAAAGAGCTCGGAGCTTTGGAATACCGTGAATGCGTTGGAGATGATCTGAAAACAAAAATAGGAGCATCTTTCCCAAAAACAGCCAAGGCGAAACCGGGAGAAACTGTAGTTTTTTCCTGGATTGTTTACAAATCACGTGCGCATCGGGATAGCGTCAACAAAAAGGTCATGAAAGACCCGCGGATCGGAGCAATGATGGACGATGATTCCATGCCGTTCGATGTCAAACGTATGGCGTACGGCGGATTCAAAATTTTTGTTGAAGTCTGA
- a CDS encoding BON domain-containing protein, with product MYRLMIVLCIIGLLSGCSSRGGSNQPVGVTGTGGGGGTTGTGTAAPTGTVGTGATTEPGEGTVIPKEGESEMAADDSAITAAVIARLKEAGHNPIAVETDDGVVTLKGSVSSQDKMDQIIKMVQGLPHVESVTSELKVQ from the coding sequence ATGTATAGGCTGATGATTGTTTTGTGCATCATCGGATTGCTGAGCGGGTGTAGCTCTCGCGGAGGTTCGAATCAACCTGTCGGAGTAACGGGCACTGGTGGCGGCGGCGGCACAACGGGAACAGGCACTGCTGCGCCGACCGGAACCGTGGGAACCGGAGCGACCACCGAACCGGGTGAAGGCACGGTGATTCCCAAAGAAGGAGAATCAGAAATGGCCGCAGATGATTCAGCCATCACGGCTGCCGTCATCGCGCGCTTAAAAGAAGCAGGACACAACCCGATCGCTGTCGAAACAGATGACGGCGTAGTCACGCTGAAAGGATCAGTCTCCAGTCAGGATAAAATGGATCAAATCATAAAGATGGTGCAGGGCCTGCCTCATGTCGAATCCGTAACCTCTGAGCTAAAAGTGCAATAA
- the modA gene encoding molybdate ABC transporter substrate-binding protein: protein MIIPLILISTSLEAAELHVSSTKNLKGMLIEISELFENKNTEWKVNLRTGKSAELAKLIANGTSTDLFLLNDEKTVRDLKRKKKIQNVKRFLADDLVVVGSATSKLEISDPGKLTYPELKTIALFNEKHPGGKVARDYLKKINLLDTVQAKISSKKNTKEILNAITTAQADWGIVYASDVANEKAFKVLWKIPEADATSQIYYAGTVTNSQNQEGARLFLETLHSTIATKIFENSGLRPIKN from the coding sequence TTGATAATTCCATTGATCTTGATCAGCACCAGTTTAGAAGCAGCTGAATTGCACGTTTCATCCACAAAAAACTTGAAGGGTATGCTTATCGAGATTTCAGAACTTTTCGAAAACAAAAACACGGAGTGGAAAGTAAATTTGCGAACCGGCAAATCGGCTGAACTGGCAAAGTTGATTGCAAACGGAACCAGCACGGACCTGTTTTTGCTGAACGATGAGAAGACGGTTCGCGACTTGAAACGAAAGAAGAAGATTCAAAACGTCAAGCGATTCCTTGCTGATGATCTGGTGGTTGTTGGTTCTGCAACATCGAAACTGGAGATCAGCGATCCAGGCAAACTTACTTATCCGGAGCTCAAAACTATTGCGCTTTTTAATGAAAAACATCCGGGCGGAAAAGTGGCCAGAGATTATTTGAAAAAAATCAATTTATTAGACACTGTGCAGGCCAAGATCTCCAGTAAGAAAAACACGAAGGAAATTTTGAACGCAATCACGACTGCCCAAGCGGACTGGGGAATCGTTTATGCTTCGGACGTGGCAAATGAAAAAGCATTCAAAGTCCTCTGGAAAATTCCGGAAGCGGATGCGACTTCGCAAATTTACTATGCCGGGACGGTGACCAACAGTCAGAATCAAGAAGGAGCGCGCCTTTTTTTAGAGACCTTGCATTCCACGATTGCGACAAAAATATTTGAGAATTCGGGCCTGAGACCGATAAAGAATTAA